The genomic interval CGCGTTCGTACGCGGACGCCGGCGCGTCTTGATTCTGTCTGGTCATGAGCCTCCCGTATTCACCGCCAGGGGTGAACTTCGGGCATTCAGTTTACCCGAGGGTGCGGGCCGTACGGTGACGCTCGATCAGCCAGCGTCCGGCGGCCACCGCCCCGACGGCCGCGGACAGGATGCCCACGCCCCACAGGAGCCGCTCGCCGCTGCCGGAAAGCCACACCACGAGCGCCGTGACCGGCAGCGCCCCGGCGGCGGTGGCCAGCATGAACGGCCGGAAACGCATGCGGGCCGCACCGGCCACGAGGTTCATCACGTCGGCCGACAGGATCGGCATGAGGCGCACCATCAGAACGCCCTGCAGGCCGTAACGCCGGGCGAAATCGTGCGCCGCCCGGCGCGCGCGCTCGCCGGCCAGGGTGCGCACCAGCGTGTCGCCCAGCAGCCGGCCCAGGCCATACCCGGCTGCGGCGCCCAGCAGCGTCCCGGCGTACACGATCAGGAACCCCTCGTACGGGCCGTACGCGCGGGCGGTCACGGCCGTCATGACCAGGGCCGGCAGGACCGGCAGCACCGCCTGAAGAACGAAGCCTGCAATCAGGGCCAGCGGCCCCCCCCAGCCCAGGTCATCCACGAACACCTGCGTGACGCCCGGGTCGGTGCTGCTCAGCGCGGCGTAGGCGCGGATCAGGAAGGCGCGGACGTCGGGCAGCAGGGCGGTACCCACCAGGAGCAGCAGCGCCCCACCGAGGATCAGCCAGCGCAGGTAGCGGGGGGGGTGGGAGGCCACGGTCATCGGCGCTCAGTCTAGGGACCGGGGGCGTGAGTTTCGCCCTGCCAAAGGTGCAGGTCCGGCGGTGAGGGACAGGGTCAGGCCATCACTCGCGTAGGTCCAGCCCGGCGGGAGCAGGTGGGTGCGGCGCACGTCCACGCCGTGCGACAGGTGCGTGAGCACCACCTGCCGCGCCGAGCGGGCCCAGGGGAGTTCCAGGGCTTCGCGCACGTCGTACACGCTTCTCCCTGTGCGTGCCTGACCGG from Deinococcus taeanensis carries:
- a CDS encoding TVP38/TMEM64 family protein, with protein sequence MTVASHPPRYLRWLILGGALLLLVGTALLPDVRAFLIRAYAALSSTDPGVTQVFVDDLGWGGPLALIAGFVLQAVLPVLPALVMTAVTARAYGPYEGFLIVYAGTLLGAAAGYGLGRLLGDTLVRTLAGERARRAAHDFARRYGLQGVLMVRLMPILSADVMNLVAGAARMRFRPFMLATAAGALPVTALVVWLSGSGERLLWGVGILSAAVGAVAAGRWLIERHRTARTLG